ctggttgcttgacattgttgtacttttggggtctcgagccccttcaagctcttccagttctttctctgattccttcaacggggatcccgttctcagttcagtggtttgctgctggcattcgcctctgtatttgctgtattctggctgtgtctctcaggagtgatctacacccagctcctgtcggcctgcacttctttgcttaattcatcttgtctaattgggtggctgtatatgtatgggccacatgtgaggcaggctctgaatgggtgttccttctgtgtctgttttaatctttgcctctctcttccctgccaagggtattcttgttcccccttttaaagaaggagtgaagcattcacattttgatcattcgtcttgagtttcatttgttctaggcatctagggtaattcaagcatttgggctaatagccacttataaatgaatgcataccatgtgtgtttttctgtgattgggttacctcactcaggatgatattttccagttccaaccatttgcctacgaatttcataaagtaattgtttttgatagctgagtagtattccattgtgtagatgtaccacattttctgtatccattcctctattgaagggcatctgggttctttccagcttttggctattataaataaggctgagatgaacatagtggagcacgtgttttttttatatgttggggcatcttttgggtatatgcccaagagaggtatagctggatcctcaggcagttcaatgtccaattttctgaggaacctccagactgatttccagaatggttgtatcagtctgcaatcccaccaacaatggaggagtgttcctctttctccgcatccttgccagcatctgctgtcacctgagtttttgatcttagccattctcactggtgtgaggtgaaatctcagggttgttttgatttgcatttcccttatgactaaagatgttgaacatttctttaggtgtttctcagtcattcggcattcctcagctgtgaattctttgtgagAGTGGGCACCATTGTCATTTGAACAGTGAGGAGACCAGAGTGTCTTGAGCACACTGGGCCTAGTTTCTCAGAGTCTTGGGGGAAAAGAGGACGGCTTTAGCTCATCTGTGGACTTCATAACTGAATACCACTTGGCTGCAGTGTTTGCTCTTCATGCTGCCCCAGTGTCTGACTGTGGCTCAGGCTTTGGGTCGCTACCATGAGCACTCCTAAAGGACCCTGCTAAGGACCAGGCCCGTTTCCTGATAATACGTGGCCGATTGTGTGCAGCTGAACGTTGAGCATTAAATGGAAGGCTTGGCTGTTAACCAGGGTTTCTAGTAGGGAGGAAACAGTAGGGAGGGCCCTGATTGCCCTAGGGATAGAGTACCCCTCATCACCACTGGCTGCAAAGCTCCCCTGAGTGTCTATTCTGCCAAAATTGAGGAGTTTCTCTCTTCTCAAGTCTTGCAAAACCACTGGGCACAGTCAGAATAAGGACTTTAATGAGAAAATCATTTCAACACTTGGCTATTGTCTTTGCCATTGCTGTGCCAATTTGTCCTGTCTGTCCTGCTGCCACATGTTCCCTGCCTCTCAGAGACCTGCCTTCTCTGCCCTAGGAGAGGCTGGGATACCTATTGAATATTCTGTTCCTGTGCTGGCTGTCACTCAGCCCGATATAGACGCTGACCCGTCCTTAGGACAGATGTGTCAGCGTTCTGTAGGGTGATGTCATCTTTCACATGAGGCCATTTATACAGAACACGGTTCACTTGTTATACAGTACTGAGCTACACGTTTTGACAAATGCATACTTCATGTAAACACCAGAGACACTAAGGTGCAGATAAGTTCTGTCACCTCTAAGCTGTCTCAGCCCCTTTGTCACCAGCACCTCGTAACTCCCATCTCTAGCCGTCACTGATCCCTTTTACGTCTTGCAGCTACCTGTTTGGCCTTTTTTGTCAGCTTGATACAAACCAGGGGTGTGTGAAAGAAGGGACATCGATTAAGaagatgcctccatcagattggcctgtaggcaaagTTATGGGACATTCTCTTGAGTAATGAcagatgtgggagagcccagaccACGGTGGGTGGTGACGCCCCTGGAAGGgcggtcctgggctgtataagaatgCTGGCtcagcaagccatggggagaaaGCAGAAGGCAgtcttcctccatggcctctgctttagttcctgccccaTTGTCCCTCAGGATTGGAGTGTGACCTGAGAATTATGAAatgaagttgcttttggtcatggtgttgatcacagcaacaaaacctgaACCAGGACAAGTCTTTAGAGCTTTTTCCTTTCTAGGGTATCAAGTCAGTGATATGGAGTGAGTGACCATAGACCCTTCCCTTCAGCCCGCTTCCGCCATATGGTACCTTGTGTCAGAGCCCCGTCCCTTTGTCTCCTTGAGTAAGGTTTTGTAGAGCAAATACTGTTTGTTTATGCATTCCTTCCTTggtgggtattttgtttgtttgtttccagttctTGGTGATTGTTACAAAACTCCTGTTATGTTTCCTGTAATTTAAAAATGCACCCCTGCTCATTGCCTGGTACCTGCAATGGCCGTCTCACCCAGCTCCCATGGCCAGCTTCGCCAAGCCTCTGCCCAGTCAATGCCCTTTCTCCGGCCCACCTGAGTCACTGcagatggaaaacaccagacagcctttatattttaaaactagccaGAAAACTCAGTGGCTGGCCAAAGACTATCCTGCCCCATCCTCCTTACCCTCCACAGCAGCTTGACAGAGGCTACAAACTATCGGTCCCTGAGAGTTACATGTCTGCTACTTCCTATCCACTCCACAGCCTGGTCcaaatccctctccctctccctctccctctccctctccctctccctctccctctccctctccctctccctctccctctccctctccctctccctctccctctccctctccctctccctctccctctccctctccctctccctctccctctcctcctcttccttctgggaCCCAGAAATCCCACCTTATCCTTTGCCCACTGGTTAGTTTCCGCTgtctttattgaccagttaaaatggggagaaggttcacatggaATCCCCTGAGTATGTGATCCACTCCTCATAgggcagcccctcttgaggaaaCAGAGTTAACGTCAAAAtccaaacagcaccagggcaatccACGGCACCAGTAAGCCTCACCGTACAGGCATTTCCATTGTTTATGGGCTGCTTGACCCCTTCCTCCAGCAAGATCCCTCAGGATATCTGGTCTCCCCAACATTCACTGACTGTCCCCCTCCCGAGCAGGTGACATCTTTATTTAAACACAGCAACACTGTCCCTTTCCTAAGCCATTTGGCGGAATTAGCGATCATTTGATTTGACTTTATCGTAACAGCCCGCAACGGTACTGAAAGTCCAAAAATGGTGTATTTGCTGCTCTCGGAAACCTTCCTTTTACTCTAACTCATAGATCTGCATTTCTTCGCACAGGTGAAACTGCCAGCTATCAATTCCAAGAACTCAAGCAAAGCGGGGACCCCGGTCAACAACAAAGACTCCGATAAGAGCAGGCTGTCGTTGCCTCCTATGTAAGTGTCCAACTTAGGAGAATGAATGCTGTTTGTCTGAGGTTTGGGTTGATTTTCTGTCCTTTACCCAGCTGACAGCTGTGAACTGGTGGCACCCACTGACCTGCCCCGTCCTATCCAGAGCCAGCTTTGCCAATGGCGGCACCTACCTGCCTTGCCCACAGAGCCCTGCCCAGCCTGGCCCGAGAACCTGGTTgcacttctgtttcttccttaacATCAATTTTGCCCCTTTGATCACATGTCTGCTGTCCTGTATCCTGTTTTGCCGCGTAGGCTTGCGGTTTGTGGCTACCTGTTCCTGCTCACATACTCAGTCCCAAAACTTACTGTCATAGAGCCTGAGCACCTGGGTCTCCATTTAGTGGATCTGCATTCAACTGGGGTTTCCCTAGACAGGCTGATGCCTGTTGGTCTTtcagctgaagaaagaaattctggAGGCTACTGCATTGCCTTGTTTGCCAAAGTCTAGTTTGGGAGAATGTCATTAATTGCTGGCCGAGTCTTCAAACAGCTTCCCATCCGGCTGTGGAAAACAATCACATTAACGACATTGTGACAGATGGGGAGGGAGCCATCGGGAAAATCCTCACTGAGATGATTCATAAGTCCGAAACCTGTGGCTTGGGAGGGGATGAGGGTGTGCTTGGCACCCGCCCGACTGGAGGCTCTCACTGCTGCCCTGCCACTTTCTGGTGTCAACCATGGTGTGATCTGTGAGCTGAAGCAGGTGACAGatgacaggagacaggagactcttacagtggagaatgaggaagaagTCATTGAAACAGGAGCCTCTGTCCTAAGTCATGCACTGTTAGTATGGGCAAGGTGGTGTTTTCCATGTGTAAAAACAGTGTTCTTGGGctagtaagtaaaaaaaaaagtttggctAAGCATGGTATCACTTGTGCATCAGTGATGTGCAGAGaccatttttatgtttttttttttttttttggttctttttttcggagctggggactgaacccagggccttgcgcttcctaggcaagcaagcgctctaccactgagctaaatccccaacccccatttttatgttttaaatgggGAAAGAGACTGACAGGAGATttgcagagagactgagagagggggaaggggaagtgggGGGGCAGCGTTAAGCACCAGTGTTCTCTCATAAGTTCCTGACTGctgcttctgtttttccttttaaaatcaatCTTCGAGCTCAGGTTTCACATTTACACGTCTCTCTTTAAGGCCGGGTCCAAAAACTGGTTCACCCACAAACTTTTCCAAACTTATCAGCAATGGCTACAAGGACGAGTGGTTACAGCAGCAGAAGGCTGATTCTGACAGGAGGACTCCAAAGACATCCGAGGCATCCGTGTCCACCCAGTCCACAGAGGACTCTAAAAGTAAAAGTAGCCAAGATACAGAGACGCCTCAAAATTCAGAGACCCCTGAAGGCTCTGAGAAAACTCCAGGTGAGTGTTTTGTTTCTCCCTGTCTGTATGTGTTGgtcacattttgttttattttgagacagggtcttatgtcaCTTAAAGTGGCCCGGAACTGCCTATGTTTCCAAAGCTGTCTCAAACTTGTGACAATCCTCCTGTTTCACACTTTAAGGGCTGGCTTCGAGGCCAGCTCCTTTGCCCATTTTTTAAAACCAGCTATTTCCTTTCTTGCATAGTTTCTTGAGGCCCTCAGATGTTTTGGATACTAACCCCTCACCAGAACAGCTGTTTCAAAATATCTTTTCTCCTGTTCTGTGGTTTAtacttctattttgttgatttcttcTTTTGCTGAGTATAAGCTTGCTAGCTTGATTCTATCTCATCTGACTATTTTGCTTGTGCCGTGTTTTggtgacacatacacacacatccagagcTGGAGGGATGTGAttttcaaccttcttaatgctgtggccccttaatatagttcctcctgccatggtgatcaccaatgataaaattatttcattgctactccataagTGTAACTTTGCTAcgattatgaattgtaatgtaaatatctgatatgtagggaGACGACacacaggctgagaactgctgacTTACTACTAGAACTGCTTACTGCTAGGACCAAAGAGccaagttcagttccagcacccacaccagacAGCTAACAGGTGGctagctgtaactccagttcgaAGGAATTCCACAGGCTTTCCCAGGCGCCTGCACTCCTGAGCTGCACATAAACTCGGGAACCAGGCacgcacagatacacatacatgaaattaataataataaataaaacatatcttTTTTAAGAATTGaagaaaatcaaagcaaccctgggAGATTCCCCTGTAGTTTTTCCAGTAGCTTTGTAATGACAGGTCTTTTGTTAAGCCTTCAATCCATACCTGGGTATGCTGTGTGGGATGAAaatgctttttatattttgtttataggTGTTTGTTTTCCAGTAGCATTTAGTGAAGAATCTGTTTCTTCCTCCTATATATTCTCTAGcctttattgaaaagcaaatataGGTTTATGTAGGGGCTGTAACCTGTCTTGTTCTGTGAGCGTGATTTTATGTCGTGTAATAAGCAGATATGTTGTAAGCATAGATGGCTGTGTCTCTCTACCATGTCAGAATTAATTGGATACCATGGTTGTGGTAACATTCACGTGCACAAGTAACAATTGGGTTTGTTGGCAGTGAGTTGCCACATACTCCTCAGTCCTTTGCTAGCTGCCTGCAGCAAACCCAAGTTCTTTCATTCCAGTCTTCACTTTCCAATCACACAACGCACATCACACAGCAATTGTGTCTGCAGATATGCACATAGCGGGCCATGGAGTGGCTACAGAGACTATAAGAGGCCACAGCAGAGTTGACAGAGCTCCTAAGAGGCAACAGGAAACTAGCCAAGAGCTGACAGAGATGCAAAGGGATCTCCGCAGGAATCAGGTCTCGAACCGCACTACAGGTCTGCTGGAAACCATGCTGCAGAGTCAGGCCTTGGGGAGCCATGGGGTCAGAGCTCAGTCCGGCCTCAAGGACTAGTGAAGCTGCCAAAGTGACATGCAGGCCTGTGACATACAGAGGTAAAGGTCAGGACCGGTCCAGGTGGACACGTGGTAGGTGAATGGACAGCAGGTCTAGAGGAGTGGCTGGCTGGGTGAATGACGATTCAGGTAGGTCACCTCTTTGATGGGGGAAGAGACTGCTGAAGCCCCAGCAATAGTCAGATTTCTACCTGTCGATCCTTTGATGCACACACTGAGTGGTCAGGTGACAAGCTGGAGCCAGCAGTAGCCGTCACGATGTTAGACGCCTCCTTTCGGAGGTCTAAGTGAGAATGTCGTACGTACCTTCTCCTCAGCCTGATGTGTACAGTAAATCCTCGGGCTTGGCTTTCTCGATAGGATTTTAATATGCCTGAATGTTTATAAGGTCTCAATCTAAACAGATGACTTTATCGGGCAACTTCCCCTTGATTGTTAGCAGCAACTCATTTCTGGTCCTGTGCCTCTGTGGGTGGCGCCAGACAGATGCAGGTGTTTCTGTGTGACGGGATGCAGAGTCACTCTGCCCCTGTGTACTCCCTCCAAAAGTAATCAGATGCTGATTTAAAGCTGAGTCCTTCAGGGCAAGGCACACCATGGAAAGCCACTGTTTTCTACAGTGTGGAGTCACTTAGAGCAGGCCCAGCCTGACACAACAGGCCTGTTCCGGGCTCCTTTGATCTCTCTGGCTTTGTGATGTGCTTTGGAGTAAGATCATGCCAGTGCCTCCAGGTTTACTGTGTGCCTCGGGATTGCTTTGGTAATTTAGTACTTCATAATCCTATATGAGTTATAGATTGCTTTTCTATTCCTGTGGAGAATGTTATTGGAATTTTAATAGGAGTCTATAGCATGGCATCAGTAAATATCTCGTGGTAGCATGATACCATACTGCCTAGTGTATGATACCTCGTGTGTTGAAAGCTGGTTTACTCGTCAAAACCACAAAGATGTGATGTTAAACTTTTGAAATGTTTGCACCATATCCATTGAGGCAATCATTTGGTTTCTGTCATCGGTTCTGTTAAAGTTAAGGATAACATtatcgagtgtgtgtgtgcgcgcgtgtgtgtgtgtgtgtgtgtgtgtgtgtgtgtgttttaaattgcCTATGCACACCAAGGATAAATCCAACTTAATAATGATACATAATCCCTTTAATTGAtggttactttttgtttgttagcGTTTTGATAAagatttctccatctgtgtttaCCAAGGATAATGGcctgtaattttcttttcttgtaacaTCCTTGTCTGGTTTTGGCAGGAAAGTGGTGTTGGGTTTATACAATCAAAATGAAAGTGTGTGTCTCTCTAACTTTTGGAGAAGCTTGAAAGCCACTGGTATTATTTACCCCTTGAATGTTTGATAGATTCCAGCAATGACTCTGTCAGATTCCAGGTCTTTCTATCACAGCCTTTTTAGCATAGAGGGCTTCAGTCGTCTTACTTGGTTTAGGTCTGAGCACACTTTGTTCAGGATTCGGTCTCAGTAGGACTTCTATCTAGGCGACCCACTTTGTCACCTTGGCTCTCTCCCACTATCCTTCCTGTCCTCTGTGTCGTGCCTTCGCTTCCCAATTTGCATGTTCTACTTACTCTCCACTTTACCTGCAGATTTATCATCTtattacctttttttaaaaaatctccatttcttcatctttttcctCATATCACTTGTCTTTATTTATTCCTGTCTGAAattatgtcttttctttttcctcctttggtTTTACGGCATTCTCTTTTTAGGACCCAACTTAAACGAGTGCACGTAGTGTGCACACAGGTCCACCTGCAGAAGCCATTTTGGGATTCTGCATTTTACCCTCAAGTCAATAGAAGTTGCCTCACCATCAGCATAAATCTACCTGCACACATATAAAATCTAATCGAGGGGCAGCAAGTGCTTGACACTGTTGGAAGCTAATGAGCTTTCTGGAAATAGGTCGTTGCAAGTGTTATCTAACCCAGGTGTTATGGTGTAGTCCACATTTCCACTGGCAGCAGGTCCTGCTTAGTTATTGAAAAACAGTTCACCATTGAAATCAGTGGAACCCTCCATAAATAGCAAAgcctgtgtgcgtgcatgcgtggtGAAAGGGACTGGGGACCTACCTGCTTGTCTGGTTTGctgttgggaggcagagtcacCACTGAAATCCTGGCTCCTTTTCACTACTGATCGGCAATTGCTCCTCCGTCTGGCACAGCGTACATTTtataaacaacaacaattaaaGCAGACAGTGCCTTCTTTCTCCCTAACTGAAAACCCTCCCCACAGAGTTGCTGTAACTTTGTGGAAACAAATTTATACAATGCTCTGATTAGAGTTTGTTTTCCTCCACCAGACACAAGGTTGGTTGCTATTTTAGCACGCTCTCTTGCAGACATTCTTGATATCCTGGCACAAATAAAGCTGGCTGTTAGGCACAGGTCTGAGGTCCAATTATAGACTATAGCATGGGTGCCCAGTTAACGAGGGGGCACGAGACTTgggagcagacagacagatgccacACAGACAGCTCTCTCCAGCCACACTGCTTATTTCTGTCCCGTGTGTTGGCAGTAGAAGGTCCACATCATAGGTAGGTAGGACTCGGGGATGTGAAAGTGCGATACTCCAGGACCAAAGCAGCAGTTCTGTGTTTCCCACCATGCTGCAAGGTAGCATGATGTATACTCAATTTTTATAGACTTTTGGGTTAATCCTTAAAAATAGGAGCAGAAATGGGTGTGTTATATGCATTTCAAttaggaaattaaaaatttaattttattaaaaaatacagCTTTATCTTACTGACTTTTGCATTGCAGATGCAGAAGCTCCCCCATCAGAAGCAACGCCAGAGGAGCTCAAATAACCCTGGATGTGCTATCCAGACAACCCTTTTAGTTACTATCTATAGCGTGACAACAGGCAGCTATGTTTACAGGCTCCCGTTCTATTTTATTAACATAGAATCTTACGGAACAACTTGCCTTGAGTATAGTTGAGATGACCCTAGCAAACACAGGGTAAGTGTGGGCTTTTGTTTCTTACATTCCTCTGGGGTGGACTTGCTGGCCTGGTGACCTCTGGGACCAAAGTCTCCCTGGAGCTGATCTCCAACATCCTGTCCATGGAGTGTTGGTGTGAGACTCTGGAAGGGAGGAAATTGACAAGGTGCAGTTCTTTTCTACACTTGGTCCCGTAAACTTTATAGAAACAATTTCCCATTGCACAGAAGCGACTAATCCCAGTGTCCCATAATATAATTTGCTGTAACAATATTGTATTATGCCTCGAAGTTTTAAGCATTTCATATAAAACATTATAACATTAGTTTGAATGTCTTTGCTAATAGTATGAGCACAAATTGAAACCTAGAAATACTGAAAGTTTATTACTTTATATCCTTtaggtaaaatatatatatatattatatgcatatatttgtaatCTCAATTAGGTGATTTTAATAGACTAcacaacaatattttaataatcagACTGCTCTTGTTTTATACATTTCATTGTTGTTTCTATGTTAGCAATTAACATtaagacatattttatatttcattcattAATAAAAGAACAATCTCATCAGGAAAAGTTTCTAGAAAGCCAAATAGGGTCAGTAGTCTAGTGTTATCCCTGGAATTAACTTATCATGCACTCACTTAGTTAAAGTCAATTTTTCATACTGGTTCTTTAACTGAAATACTTAATCGAGCACTTACATCTCTATTGCTTTAACAGAAGGATACTACTGcgggaaaatatatatataatatgtaatgatATGAATGACTATatgtattcaataaaaataatataccATGTAGCCGCCTCTCTTTTtcatttccctcttcttcctcttgccTAGTTTGCTACCTCATTTCTAAACATTCTCAATTTACCTGCAAGATTGTTAAGGAACGGACATCAATAGTCTAGAAGTctattttttaaaggttattaACATAACAGAAAACTTCTCATATAAAGGGAAGACACACTTTGAAGTAAAAACCGGCGAACAAATCAGCCTAGGTCACTTAGAGTAGCCAGGGTCAGTCCCATAGGTGACTGTCGGGTTGGTAAAATACAGCTCTCACAGTTTGGGTGTAAAATGCTCCCCGACACCAAGTGTGTGCCCCAGCTACAGGTGCTGTTCTTAGGGACCTTCAGTGGGTCAGGCAGAGCTGGAGGGACTGGGTCACTGAGGGTGGGTGGGCCTTAATATCTTTAGGTGCTGTTTTCTATTCAATCTACTTCCTGTTCTGTTGAGAGGTAAATGGCTTCCACACGCTCTGGCCACAATGGAGCTGCTACCTTGCTTTTCCTGTTGAGAGGGATAAATACCCCTTCCATtgtgaatcaaaaacaaaacacaaaattccttctcGGGCCTGGGAtcatggctcagttggtaaagtacttgccacatAAACACTGGTTGACCTGAATTCAACCCTTAGGATACAAGTTAAAAACTGAGCATGATGCCAGGTGGttaacatctttaatcccagcatgttgTGGGAggggggagcagaggcaggatgatctctgttagtttgaggccactttcatctacagagtgatttccaggccagccaggctgaTATTTTTAGATTCTGATTTAGAAAAGCGAAACAAAAACATGGGGCATCATGTGCTTACTTGTAACtgtagtactcaggaggcagagacaagcagatccctggagcttgtGAGCCTGCCAGCCTAAACTAATCAGGAGAGCCTTAATCCTCCTGCTAAGAGACTCTGGAAAGGCAACAATTGGGTTGGGTGGGACTGGGAGATGGCTATGTCTGGTGTCTCATGACAGCTTATGACTATAGCTCCCAACGTCCTTGTCTAGCATCTAagtacacaaagacacaaacacattttttttaaaaaataaagtaaattaaaaagataaaacaagacCAGAACAAGGGGGAGTTTCTTGATCAATGACATTCAAGGAAACCTTTGGtcttcacatgcatgcacacagttaAACagctacacatacaaacatgtgcacatacatataaacctTTACTTTCCTTAAATGCTTTCTGGCTGGAGATTcatttgttcacagcaataagaaaaatacacagattggGAGAATTGAAAACTCACAATTGCATCGAGTTGTTCTGAAGTAAATGACTTTcctctaaaaattaaaactagCACGAGACAAAGCTAAATATAAGTTGTCAGTTAAAACAAGCAAGCATTTTAAAACAACTCTAATG
This is a stretch of genomic DNA from Rattus norvegicus strain BN/NHsdMcwi chromosome 14, GRCr8, whole genome shotgun sequence. It encodes these proteins:
- the C14h7orf57 gene encoding uncharacterized protein C7orf57 homolog isoform X2, with the translated sequence MVYEEFNPDQANGSYESRQGPFDFDRKTIWQREAEELENVKRKVKLPAINSKNSSKAGTPVNNKDSDKSRLSLPPMPGPKTGSPTNFSKLISNGYKDEWLQQQKADSDRRTPKTSEASVSTQSTEDSKSKSSQDTETPQNSETPEGSEKTPDAEAPPSEATPEELK